The Hippea alviniae EP5-r region AACAAACCAGTGAACCAAAGAAAGATACCAATGAGTTGATGTTTGAAGAACATTGTTTACGGCATAAGGGTTATTGGTATGAGATATAACACCGAAGGAGATAAATATCAAAACCAGTATAGGCTCGGCTAAAGCCCCTATAGATGATGCCCTTGAAACACCGAGATGAGCATAATTGCTTCTACTATCTAAAGATGCGAGTTTCTTTAAAACCCCGATAGCGCCAAAAACCAATCCACCACCAATAAAGTCAACAACAGGCCCAAATGTCAAAGGAAAAGCCGTAACAATAGGCAAAACCAAAGTCAAAAACAGATAGAGAGTGAATGTAATATAAGGAACAATCTGAAATAAAGGCGATGCAACTTCTGGAACAACGCTCTGTTTTCTAAAAAGCTTGAATAAATCGTAATAGGGCTGAAAAATCGAAGGGCCAACTTTGGACTCATACCTTTCGGTAAGTTTAGCGAATATACCCGCTATAAGTGGAGCAAGGATAATAACATACAACAGCTGAAATAGACTCAGGGCAAACAACATTTTGCCACCTCTCAATAACAATATTTTATATATGGTCAGATAGGAGTCATTGGCTCGTGAAGAGCGATTAAAGGCGAACTCCACCGCCTTTAAATCGTGGCACCTTTATAACAAAAATAAACTATACAGTCAATAGCAAAAATTTGACATCCAGATTTTTTATGGTAGTATGCAAGCATGATGAGTGAGTTTATGTTCTTAAGTCTAAAAAGAAATACCATACTAAATAACTGGTGGTGGCAGGATAGCTAAGGCTACCCTGCCTTTTTAATTAAACAGTAAAGCCGTCTTCTTGGGCAGCTTGCTGGCAGGGTAGCCAGCAGGACTGCTTGGGAAGGCGGTTTTTTTATTTAGGCCGTCTTTCTAAGCAGTTGCCTTAGGGAGACGGCCTTTTTTATTTTGCGGAGGTTTAAAATGGATTTAAAAGAGAAGATTTCAAAAGCACTAAACGAAGGATTTGACGGCATCGTGGTTTATGAAGAGATTGAAGGCGACCTTGATACACCTGTATCGATTTTAGCAAAGCTCTTAGATGAAGAGAAAATTTTTCTACTTGAGAGTGCCAAAGAAGACAAAACCTACAGCAGATTCTCGTTTATCGGATTCTCTTTTGGTTCTCACATAACAATAAAAACACGCCAAGATTTAGCACGTTTTAAAAAACTCAAAGTTTATCAAACAGAGAATCTGGGCAGTTTTAAGGGTGGCTATGTTGGTTATTTTCCTTTTGAAGCTGTTGAGCTGTTCGACGTCTTAAGAAAACCGTTAAACAAAAAACCCAAAAACTTCGGCGTCTTTTTTGAAGTAAACGAATTTTTAGTCTATGACAACTATACAAACAGGCTATATCTGGGCATGTTTCACGAATTCAACAAGAATGAAACTTTAGCCTTTAACCTTTCAGCACTAACCGAGAAATTAAAAAACTTCAAGGCAAAATTCAAAGAAAAAAGTTCAAAAAATATCGCTTATTTCAAACAGACGAAAGCAAAAATAATAGGAAGCATGTTTTCTCAAGAAGAGTTCGAAAATAGCGTAAAACATGTAAAAGAGCTAATAGAAGAAGGCGAAGCAATTCAGGTTGTTCTAAGCAACTATTATTTGGCAGAAAATATTAATCCTTTTGAGTTTTACAGAAATCTAAGAAGAATAAACCCATCGCCTTATATGTTTTTCTTCAAATATAAGGACTTTTATCTTGCCGGCTCATCACCAGAGATACACCTAAGAATAAGAAACAGAATAGCAACAATAAGGCCTATAGCGGGCACAAGGCCAAAAGGAGAAAACTTAGAAAAAATCAAAAAGGAGCTGTTTAACGACGAGAAAGAGAGAGCTGAACACCTAATGCTTGTTGACCTTGCCCGAAACGATTTAGCGAGAGTTTCAAAACCCGCAGCCGTTACGGTCACATCGTTTATGCAACCTGAAGTTTACTCGCACGTAATCCACTTAACTTCAAATGTTGAAGCAGATTTAGATACAAACACTTCACCAATAGAAGTTGTATCAAACACATTTCCAGCCGGAACCTTAAGCGGTGCACCAAAGGTAAGGGCGATAGAGATTATCGACGAGATAGAAAAGCATCCAAGAGAAGCATACGGCGGATGCGTCGGTTATATAGGGTTTGATGGTGATTTAGACCTTGCAATCACAATAAGAACAGCCATTTTTGAAAACAACACAGCTAAACTGCAGGCTGGTGCAGGCATAGTTTATGACAGCAACCCACACAGCGAGTATTTAGAAACCATAAACAAACTAAAGGCACTTCTAAAAGCAGGAGGTATAAACAGTGATACTCTTAATTGATAACTATGATTCGTTTACTTACAACCTATACCACTATCTTGGGCTGTTTGACGATGTAAAGGTTGTAAAAAACGATGAGAAATTAAACTCTGTCAAAAATATAAACAATCTAAAAGGCATTGTCATATCACCTGGCCCATCTCACCCTAAAAACTCTCTACTTTCGCTTGAGATAATCGACTTTTTCAAGGGAAAATTGCCGATTCTTGGTGTTTGCTTAGGAATACAGGCGATAGGATACTATTTTGATTTTACGATAAGAAAAGCAAAAAGAATAATGCATGGCAAGGTTGATGTGATATTAACAAAAACAGAAAGCCTGTTGTTTAAAGATTTGCCAGAAAATTTCAAGGCTACAAGGTATCACTCTTTAGTCGTTGACGATATTAAAAGTGATTTTATCGTTAATTCAATTTCCCAAACAGATAACGAGATAATGGGCATAGAGCACAGAAAGCTAAGAATTTTTGGCGTTCAGTTTCATCCAGAATCATACGCAAGTCAATTCGGCCTTGAACTGATAAGAAACTTTGTAAAGGGGGTGTGTAAAAATGATTAAAGAAGCTATCGAAAAGCTAAAAAAAGGTGAAAACTTAGGTTTTGAGCTAACAAAAAACATATTCGACAAACTGCTTGAAGGTGTTGAAGATGAAGAGTTGGCAAAAGAATTCTTAAGCCTGCTTGCAGACAAAAAAGAGACGGCAGATGAGATATACGCTGCGGCTTTGTCCCTAAGAGAGCATGCAGATGGCATAGAGATTGAAGAGAATGCATTGGATACCTGCGGAACAGGTGGAGACGGCAAAAACACATTCAACATCTCAACAGCATCGGCTATTTTATGCAGCCTGTTTATTCCTGTCGCAAAGCACGGAAATAGGGCGGTAAGTTCAAAATCTGGCTCGGCAGATGTACTTGATGCATTAAGCATACCAACAACTCTTAGCAAAGATAAAGCAATCAAGTTCTTTTACGAAAACAAATTCGCATTTCTCTTTGCACCGAATTTTCACCCTGCAACGAAAAATGTTGCTCAAATCCGAAAAAAGCTAAAACGCAGAACAATTTTCAATCTTATAGGCCCACTCGCAAATCCGTTTTTTGTAAAAAATCAGCTAATAGGCGTATTCTCAACTGACTTTACAGAAGCTATCTTTGAAGCAGCTCTAAATTTAGGCATAGATAACATAGCGGTTGTTTCATCTTACGATGGAATGGATGAGATAAGCCCATCCGCAAAAAGCATCTGCTTCATAAAAAGAGACGGAATCATAAAACAAATAGAGATTGACCCTTTGGATTTTGGCATACACACAGATTATACGGATATCAAAGGAGAAGATGCAAAAACAAACGCAAAAATGCTAACAGAAGCATTTGAAGGAAAAAGAGATAAGCTTTCTGAGATTATCTCTTTGAATGCAGGTTTTTCACTCTATATCTCAGGTATTGCAGATACGCCAAAAGAAGGGTTTAAACTCGCTTTGGAAAGTATCAAAAACGGCAAGGCTTTAGAGAAATTAAACAGTCTAAGGAGAAGCTGATGTCCCTGCTAAATAAAATCATAGAATCAAAAAAAGAAGAGATAAAAAAGCTTGACTTATCAGGAAACAGAGAAGGAGAAATTCGCAAATTAAAGATTCAAAGAGAAAGAGTAAACATAATCGCAGAGATAAAGCCACGCTCACCTTCTGCAGGTTTTATACGAAATATAGAATTAGACGAAATTATAAAAGTTTACAATGAAGAAGCTATAGCCATAAGCATTTTAACAGATGAGAAATTCTTTGGCGGCAGCTTCAATCTGCTGAAGACTGCCAAAGAAAAGAGCCTTCTACCTTTGCTCTGTAAGGATTTTATCATTGATGAGAAGCAAATTCTAAAGGCTTATTTATCGGGTGCAGACCTTATTCTGCTTATTGCAAGGATAGTTGATTTTGAAAACTTAAGAGAATTCTACGATACAACTCTGTCGCTTGGCATGGATGCAATTGTTGAGATATTCGATGAAGAAGATTTAAAAAAGGTTGAAAAACTCAAATCGTCAATCGTTGGCGTAAATTCAAGAAACCTTGATACACTCGAGATATCTATTGAAAAAACAAAGTTTTTACTTAACAGAATAGACTTTCCATGCATAAAAATTGCAGAAAGCGGCATAAAGACAAGAAATGATATTGAGCTTTTGAAAAACGACTGTGATGCGTTTCTAATAGGAGAGACACTCTTAAAAAGCAAAAACATAAAAGAGAAGTTTAAGGAGCTAAAAGGTGAAGGTTAAGTTCTGTGGCATGACGAATTATGAAGATGTGAAGGCTTCGATAGATTTGGGTGTTGATTTTGTTGGTTTTGTCTTTTACAAAAAGAGCAAACGGTTTATAGATTACAGGCAGGCAAGAGAGATAATCGAAAAAATCAAAGGAGAAGTCAAGACGGTTGGAGTGTTTGTTGATGAGAGTTGCGAAGAGATTGAAGAGATAATGAACTTCTGTGGTCTTGATTATGCTCAAGTTTACAAAGACTGTCTTTTAAAAAGAAGAATCAGGGTTTATAGAATCAAGGATAAACTACCAGAAAAGGTTACCGATGGACTGTTGCTGTTTGATAAGTTTACAGACTCAATAGGTGGAAGTGGCAAATCTTTTGATTTTGATTTGATTAAGGGTTTTCCATTTAAGGATAGGCTTTTTATTGCAGGTGGAATAAGCATAGAAAATGTAAAACTTTTGATTGATATGGGAGTTTATGGTGTTGATCTTGTAAGCAGCGTTGAAGCGTATCCGGGCAAAAAGGACTTTGAAAAGATGAGAAAATTTATGGAGTTTGTAAGGAGTCAAGAATGAAAAGGTATTTTGGAATATATGGCGGACAATTCGTCTCTGAAACCTTAATTAGAGTTTTAAAGGAGCTCGAAGAAGCGTTTAGAGAGTTTAAAAAGGATAAAAAGGCAAATGAAGAGCTTAAAAACTATCTTAAAAATTATGCAGGAAGACCAACACCCTTGTATTTTGCAAAAAATTTAAGCTCATCTCTAAACACAAGAATTTTCATAAAAAGGGAAGACCTTTTGCACTCAGGAGCACATAAACTAAACAACACGCTTGGTCAAATCATACTTGCAAAATTTATGGGCAAAAAAAGAATAGTTGCAGAGACAGGGGCAGGACAGCACGGCGTCGCAACAGCAACAGCAGCAGCCCTGCTTGGTATGGAGTGTGTTGTTTACATGGGTAAAAAAGACGCAGAAAGGCAAAGGCCGAATCTTTTGAGAATGAAGCTTTTGGGTGCTGAAGTGAGAATTGTAAACAAAGGCTCAATGACTTTGAAAAGTGCAATAAACGAAGCATTAAGGGATTGGGTTAAGAATGTAAAGACAACACATTATCTAATAGGCAGCGTTGTAGGGCCTTATCCATTCCCGTCTATTGTTGCCTATTTTCAATCGGTAATAGGCAAAGAAGCAAAAAGACAGATCCTAAAAATGGAAGGAGCTTTGCCCGATAGTGTGATTGCATGTGTAGGTGGCGGAAGTAATGCCATAGGCATATTCTCAGGCTTTATAAATGATAAAAATGTTGAATTATACGGCATTGAAGCAGGTGGAGAATCACTTGAATTAGGCAAGCATTCAGCAGCTTTAACAAAAGGAAGGGTGGGTATCCTGCATGGTGCGATAAGCTATCTTTTGCAGGATGAGTTTGGCCAAATTTCAAAGGTTCACTCTATATCTGCAGGGCTTGACTATCCCGGTGTGGGTCCACAGCACAGTTATCTAAAGGATACAGGAAGGGTAAAATACGATGTATGCTTTGATAAGGAAGCGATAGAAGGATTTAAACTCTTAAGCAGGCTCGAAGGCATCATACCAGCACTTGAAAGCTCTCATGTTCTGGGTTATCTGATAAAAAACAAACACAAATTTCAAAACAAAACTATTATAGTAAATCTCTCAGGGAGAGGTGATAAAGACTTACCCATAATAGAAAACATCGGGCTGTTTGACGATATAAACAAACAATTGGTTAATTTATAAAGCAAAAACTTGCAAAATAGTATAAAAATAACTAAAATACTTTAAAACTTACAATTAAAAGGAGAAAGGGATTTTTCCCTAATTTTCTTTGTGAGAATAAAGTTTACACTCGAAAGCAACAAAAGTATAATCCTACCCGTTGGTTTTAAAGAGATTATTCAATGGTTTATCTATAATTCTGTAAAAGACGAATGGCTCCACAATGTTGGTTTTACGAAGGGCAAAAGAAGCTTTAGGTTGTTTTGCTTTTCTGAAATACTTCAAAGGGCAGGTTTATAAAAGATAAGAGTATTTTCATATTCCCACGCACGATAAGTTTTATCGTCTCATCGCCCGTTGACTGGATTTTGGAAAAATTGTCAACAGGTTCTCTGATTAACCACGAAATCAATCTTGGCGGGAACATTGTAAGTTTAAAAGAGATAGCGGTTTTAAAACAGGCTGAAATCAATACAAGCAAGATACTTATAAAAACCCTATCGCCGATTGAGGTTCACTCAACATTTGAGATAGAAGGAAAAAAGAAAACTCATTATTACACACCTTTTGAAGAAGATTTCAATAGATTGATAAATGAAAACGCAAAGAAGAAATGGGAAGCGTTTTATAAAGAAAAATGCCCATTCGAGCTAAAGATAGAGCCTGTTGGATTTAATAAAGAAAAGATTGTCAGGTTTGGACAGAAAAATCGTTATGTAATAGTAAAGGGCTGGAATGGAAGATTCAGGCTTTACGGCGAACCTGAATTTTTAAGGTTTATAGTCGATGCAGGGCTTGGCAGCAGAAACTCTCAAGGCTTCGGCATGGTGGAGGTTTTAGGTGGAAAATGAGATTTTAATCTATCGAGATAAGGATAAAAAGATAGAAGTTTCGTTGAAGGAAGAAACGATTTGGTTAGATGCTCATAAAATGGCCTACCTTTTTGATGTTGATAGAACGGTAATTGTAAAGCACATCAGAAATATTTACAAAACTGGAGAATTAAACGAAGAATCAACCTGTGCAAAAATTGCACAGGTTGCCAAAGACGGCAAAAGAAGAATTATGAATTTATACAACCTTGATGTCATAATCTCTGTCGGTTATCGTGTAAATTCTAAAAAGGCTACAATGTTTCGCATATGGGCTACAAATGTTCTCAAAAAAATACCTTGTAAAAGGCTATGCAATAAATGAGAACAAACTTACACAAGAGAAACTCAAAGAACTTGAAAACACCATAAAACTAATAAAAACACTATTTATACTTCGACCTTAACTGCATCGGAAGTAAAAGGGCTGTTAGAAATCATTGAAAAATACGCAAATACATGGAAGTGGATAGAAGAATTTGACACAGGAAAAATCAAGCCGTCAAAAAACATTAAAGAGAAAGAAAAAATAACATATGAAAAAGCAAAAGAAGCTATCAAAAAACTCAAGAATTATCTTATAAAGCATAATGAAGCATCTGACATTTTTGGCATGGAAAGAGATAAAGGACTTTTTTGAGTGCTCTTAACGGGA contains the following coding sequences:
- a CDS encoding respiratory chain complex I subunit 1 family protein, coding for MLFALSLFQLLYVIILAPLIAGIFAKLTERYESKVGPSIFQPYYDLFKLFRKQSVVPEVASPLFQIVPYITFTLYLFLTLVLPIVTAFPLTFGPVVDFIGGGLVFGAIGVLKKLASLDSRSNYAHLGVSRASSIGALAEPILVLIFISFGVISHTNNPYAVNNVLQTSTHWYLSLVHWFVVFAFFMALLLETGKLPIESHSNNEFGMIDQAIEMEYSGTELALMKWGGYIKQFLLMSVFLNDFLVPFWVPMKVSFMAVLIYSLIHLLKMIILTFIFATIQSTVSKYKLFKNFEYVAVAFSFALLAIVVFYTTGGSL
- a CDS encoding anthranilate synthase component I family protein; translation: MDLKEKISKALNEGFDGIVVYEEIEGDLDTPVSILAKLLDEEKIFLLESAKEDKTYSRFSFIGFSFGSHITIKTRQDLARFKKLKVYQTENLGSFKGGYVGYFPFEAVELFDVLRKPLNKKPKNFGVFFEVNEFLVYDNYTNRLYLGMFHEFNKNETLAFNLSALTEKLKNFKAKFKEKSSKNIAYFKQTKAKIIGSMFSQEEFENSVKHVKELIEEGEAIQVVLSNYYLAENINPFEFYRNLRRINPSPYMFFFKYKDFYLAGSSPEIHLRIRNRIATIRPIAGTRPKGENLEKIKKELFNDEKERAEHLMLVDLARNDLARVSKPAAVTVTSFMQPEVYSHVIHLTSNVEADLDTNTSPIEVVSNTFPAGTLSGAPKVRAIEIIDEIEKHPREAYGGCVGYIGFDGDLDLAITIRTAIFENNTAKLQAGAGIVYDSNPHSEYLETINKLKALLKAGGINSDTLN
- a CDS encoding anthranilate synthase component II, with translation MILLIDNYDSFTYNLYHYLGLFDDVKVVKNDEKLNSVKNINNLKGIVISPGPSHPKNSLLSLEIIDFFKGKLPILGVCLGIQAIGYYFDFTIRKAKRIMHGKVDVILTKTESLLFKDLPENFKATRYHSLVVDDIKSDFIVNSISQTDNEIMGIEHRKLRIFGVQFHPESYASQFGLELIRNFVKGVCKND
- the trpD gene encoding anthranilate phosphoribosyltransferase yields the protein MIKEAIEKLKKGENLGFELTKNIFDKLLEGVEDEELAKEFLSLLADKKETADEIYAAALSLREHADGIEIEENALDTCGTGGDGKNTFNISTASAILCSLFIPVAKHGNRAVSSKSGSADVLDALSIPTTLSKDKAIKFFYENKFAFLFAPNFHPATKNVAQIRKKLKRRTIFNLIGPLANPFFVKNQLIGVFSTDFTEAIFEAALNLGIDNIAVVSSYDGMDEISPSAKSICFIKRDGIIKQIEIDPLDFGIHTDYTDIKGEDAKTNAKMLTEAFEGKRDKLSEIISLNAGFSLYISGIADTPKEGFKLALESIKNGKALEKLNSLRRS
- a CDS encoding indole-3-glycerol phosphate synthase TrpC yields the protein MSLLNKIIESKKEEIKKLDLSGNREGEIRKLKIQRERVNIIAEIKPRSPSAGFIRNIELDEIIKVYNEEAIAISILTDEKFFGGSFNLLKTAKEKSLLPLLCKDFIIDEKQILKAYLSGADLILLIARIVDFENLREFYDTTLSLGMDAIVEIFDEEDLKKVEKLKSSIVGVNSRNLDTLEISIEKTKFLLNRIDFPCIKIAESGIKTRNDIELLKNDCDAFLIGETLLKSKNIKEKFKELKGEG
- a CDS encoding phosphoribosylanthranilate isomerase encodes the protein MKVKFCGMTNYEDVKASIDLGVDFVGFVFYKKSKRFIDYRQAREIIEKIKGEVKTVGVFVDESCEEIEEIMNFCGLDYAQVYKDCLLKRRIRVYRIKDKLPEKVTDGLLLFDKFTDSIGGSGKSFDFDLIKGFPFKDRLFIAGGISIENVKLLIDMGVYGVDLVSSVEAYPGKKDFEKMRKFMEFVRSQE
- the trpB gene encoding tryptophan synthase subunit beta produces the protein MKRYFGIYGGQFVSETLIRVLKELEEAFREFKKDKKANEELKNYLKNYAGRPTPLYFAKNLSSSLNTRIFIKREDLLHSGAHKLNNTLGQIILAKFMGKKRIVAETGAGQHGVATATAAALLGMECVVYMGKKDAERQRPNLLRMKLLGAEVRIVNKGSMTLKSAINEALRDWVKNVKTTHYLIGSVVGPYPFPSIVAYFQSVIGKEAKRQILKMEGALPDSVIACVGGGSNAIGIFSGFINDKNVELYGIEAGGESLELGKHSAALTKGRVGILHGAISYLLQDEFGQISKVHSISAGLDYPGVGPQHSYLKDTGRVKYDVCFDKEAIEGFKLLSRLEGIIPALESSHVLGYLIKNKHKFQNKTIIVNLSGRGDKDLPIIENIGLFDDINKQLVNL
- the cas6 gene encoding CRISPR-associated endoribonuclease Cas6 gives rise to the protein MVSSPVDWILEKLSTGSLINHEINLGGNIVSLKEIAVLKQAEINTSKILIKTLSPIEVHSTFEIEGKKKTHYYTPFEEDFNRLINENAKKKWEAFYKEKCPFELKIEPVGFNKEKIVRFGQKNRYVIVKGWNGRFRLYGEPEFLRFIVDAGLGSRNSQGFGMVEVLGGK
- a CDS encoding virulence RhuM family protein, giving the protein MENEILIYRDKDKKIEVSLKEETIWLDAHKMAYLFDVDRTVIVKHIRNIYKTGELNEESTCAKIAQVAKDGKRRIMNLYNLDVIISVGYRVNSKKATMFRIWATNVLKKIPCKRLCNK